The sequence TATTATTACTGCTCTATAGTCTGTTACAAAAGGAAATACCTTTCTTtttcgttttttaaatttctaaacaaacaacaattaagaatttttctgccttttttttcgtTTTCAAATAACTTATGTAGTcttaaaataattgcaatacccagtctttattttttctagTGAAATCttcagttaaatgttaaaactaacATTTCTgctttctcagtcactgtgtgGGAATGCcttgtttttaaatctgattttgctttgttattttttgtggtcTCTTCAGGAGTGATGCTGTCACCACGTCTGAGCACGTCTGTGGAGGGAGGTTCGTTGCCAGGAGGATCCGCAGTGGCATAACTTATTTTTACGCTCCATACTCTGGAGCAGAGgaacaaacattttgtgctgCCAAAGACTCTCAAACATGCGCTAATCTTTGCTCAGTCCCATCCCAaacaccctcctcctctgcagacccttcctcctctccactgCTCTCACAGTCACCTGCCTCCTCCCAAAACCAATCAGATTCAGCCTCCGCTCCCCggcctcttcttcttttcttctcctggCTCGGTGCCCAGCCAGGTGGGGTGAGCAAGTACAGAGACCTTTATCTGGATCGTGGCATGGACGTCCTCCTGGTCCAGAGCAATGTTTTGCACTTCCTGTGGCCTCGATGGGGGCTCGACTACGGCTTGGAGGTTTTGAAGGTTCTGGAGGAGCCTCAGTTCTCGGGGAGGGCCGTGCTGGTCCACGCCTCCTCCATCGGTGGTTACACTTTCACCCAGACGCTCACCCACATCGCTCAGGGATGGGACGAACATGCAGGCCTGGCGCAGAGGGTGATAGGACACATCTATGACAGCCTGGTGGTTGGCTCTCTGGAGCACATGGCGATAGGTGAGTGAGTGTGATCCGTCTCGGGTTACTTTTGTGTGGGATACGTgtgtcagatttttaaataagttaTAACCCGCCTGACCTGCTGCTCCAGTTTGTCAGGAGTCCAGGAATTATTTGTGGCAGCATGTTTATAAACTGACTTCCGACAGTgtctgccaaaataaaagactgtatctaaagcttttttttctattattgtgtctttttttttcatttttgcaatttatcaTTTAGTCCTCAaaaagagtgaataaaacagtttcttcaATCTGATCTCCAGAGTAAATGTTAgtattgtacgtttctgcaaaccacagatatataacatttgtatgttattatgtatgTTAAAGTGGGCAGGATCagtaaaatcattaaatatttttccaaacaaaaacagttttttaaatgaccaCAAACCAATTGCTACTCATTGATCCAGGACTCCTGTGTGACTCAGGCCGAGTGGCAGTTGGTCGCTTTATCCTGTTGGTAATCCAGGCTCATCACGTCAGCGCTGCGATGATTAACAACCATGTTAGAGAACAATAACGTCCCTGTGAAAATTATGAATAGTATGTATTTATACAATCCTTTAGCAATACCTTAAAGTAATGAGATTTAAGTCCAACCAATGACCCAAGGATAATCAGTTCACTAACATGTAAGgcaaggaaaagcagcaaatggcACAAGGTGATATTTGgcatattctttttaaataatgtataagAATTAACAACtgattaatgatttatttttaataaatacgTGCAATAACCAATGTGCGGCGGTTAAGCATACATGTTTTCCCAGAAATGGATGTGTACTCGACTGGTACACATGGCGGCGTATAACTGTGGTTTTGTAGTGATGAAACGTTAGGACACTTCCTCTTTCTGCCTCAGAAGAGGAAGTTCGACCTGAAGCTCGCTGCTCTGTTTATACCAAGCAACAAGGATGCTCAACCTGTTTCACCTGGgtgccacttttgcaaaaagtcaggaggccaggggccagttaataaataaaaaatgattaaaaatgcatatatataaatagttaGACCCTAGTTAGGGGTCTGGAGCGGAGGCTGAATCTGGTTTTGGGAGGAGGCAGGTGACTGTGAAAGcagtggagaggaggaagggtctgcagaggaggagggtgttTGGGATGGGATTGAGCAAAGATTAGCGCATGTTTGAGAGTCTTTGGcagcacaaaatgtttgttcCTCTGCTCCAGAGTACGGAGCGTGAAGATAAGTTATGCCACTGCGGATCCTCCTGGCAACGAACCTCCCTCCACAGACGTGCTCAGACGTGGTGACAGCATCACTCCTGAAGAGACcgcaaaaaataaacataaaaataataaaaactttgaatagaacattattttttagaaaagttaGGGAAAGATGtctagagaaaaaagaaaaaagtatccccccaaataaaaaaaaatgaaaaagagaaagagaatatTAACAGGTTTTTGGGTGGTGGCAGTTTGATACCCTCCCCCTGTTCAGTGTTATGTATATTCAGCATGTAATTGTTGATTATAAATTATTAACCCTCTTGATTATTTACTGTCTCTCGTTGTTGTTCAGGCCTCGGCAAGACTCTGGTTCCACGTTTGGAGCGCTTCGTCAAAAACATTGCCATGTTTTACTTCTGGCTCTTCAAAACCCACACAGCAGATTTCTATGAAAACAGCATCCAGATTTTCCGCAACAGCCCGATCACCGCGCCAGCCCTCTTCTTCTACAGTGAAAACGATGCTCTGTGCAACTCAGCCGACATGGAGAAGCTAATCGGTCTGTGGAAGAAGAGGGGCGTGACTGTGGAGAGCAGGAAGTGGAAGGTGTCGAAACACGCAGCACACATGCGATGCCACCCCGAAGACTATCTCTCTACACTGGAGAAATACTTGAAGTTACTGCACATCTCCTCCCccaaagcaaaaatgtaaactgtTGGGGGACTAAAAGGTTTGGTTTGACTGAACTTTAAAACTGTAAGGAAACTTTTTGATGAATAAGACAGTTAATCTTTTTATCCTTATAGCC is a genomic window of Plectropomus leopardus isolate mb unplaced genomic scaffold, YSFRI_Pleo_2.0 unplaced_scaffold24304, whole genome shotgun sequence containing:
- the LOC121966391 gene encoding transmembrane protein 53-like yields the protein CGLFRSDAVTTSEHVCGGRFVARRIRSGITYFYAPYSGAEEQTFCAAKDSQTCANLCSVPSQTPSSSADPSSSPLLSQSPASSQNQSDSASAPRPLLLFFSWLGAQPGGVSKYRDLYLDRGMDVLLVQSNVLHFLWPRWGLDYGLEVLKVLEEPQFSGRAVLVHASSIGGYTFTQTLTHIAQGWDEHAGLAQRVIGHIYDSLVVGSLEHMAIGLGKTLVPRLERFVKNIAMFYFWLFKTHTADFYENSIQIFRNSPITAPALFFYSENDALCNSADMEKLIGLWKKRGVTVESRKWKVSKHAAHMRCHPEDYLSTLEKYLKLLHISSPKAKM